Proteins found in one Roseovarius pelagicus genomic segment:
- a CDS encoding fatty acid desaturase codes for MIDTLDVQTKQAPRAARDWVRILAAYREPREFRSAFELGVTIVPFVLLWALAWWALSYSYVLTFALSVLNAGFLLRLFAIQHDCGHGAFFHNRSVSDWLGRAIGVFTLTPYDVWRHTHSVHHSSAGNLDKRGMGDVHTLTVDEYRQMTWFQRLKYRLYRHPIILFGLGPGYLFLLQNRLPLGLMANARYWVSAMSTNAAIIAALTTIVYFGGIMPVLLIFLPSTLLAATAGVWLFYVQHQFETTYWDEDERWKLHDAALHGSSHYVLPGVLNWFTANIGIHHVHHLYSRIPFYRLPEVLRDHAELADGNRLTIKESIASARLHLWDEKTKRLLSFSQEWIARRTETAA; via the coding sequence ATGATAGACACCTTGGACGTCCAGACAAAACAGGCGCCACGCGCAGCGCGCGATTGGGTCAGAATTCTAGCGGCTTACCGCGAACCCCGAGAATTCCGGAGCGCGTTCGAACTGGGGGTTACCATCGTCCCTTTTGTTCTGCTCTGGGCTCTTGCCTGGTGGGCATTATCCTACAGCTATGTGCTGACTTTTGCACTGTCAGTTTTGAATGCCGGTTTTTTGCTGCGCCTGTTTGCCATCCAGCATGATTGCGGTCACGGCGCATTCTTCCACAACAGATCAGTCAGCGATTGGCTGGGTAGGGCTATCGGTGTATTCACCCTGACCCCCTATGACGTCTGGCGGCACACCCATTCCGTCCATCACAGCAGCGCGGGCAATCTGGACAAGCGCGGCATGGGCGACGTTCATACGCTGACCGTTGATGAGTACCGGCAAATGACGTGGTTCCAACGTCTGAAATACCGTCTTTACCGGCATCCTATCATCCTGTTCGGCCTTGGGCCGGGTTATCTGTTCTTATTGCAGAACCGCCTGCCGCTGGGGTTGATGGCCAATGCCCGGTATTGGGTCAGCGCGATGAGCACGAATGCCGCGATCATCGCCGCCCTGACCACAATCGTGTATTTCGGTGGGATCATGCCAGTGTTGCTGATCTTTTTGCCGTCAACCCTGCTGGCGGCAACTGCCGGCGTCTGGCTGTTTTACGTACAGCACCAGTTTGAAACGACATACTGGGACGAAGACGAACGCTGGAAACTACACGATGCGGCACTGCACGGCAGCTCGCACTATGTGCTGCCCGGTGTATTGAACTGGTTCACCGCGAACATAGGCATTCATCACGTGCACCACCTCTATAGCCGCATCCCGTTCTACCGATTGCCCGAAGTTTTGCGCGATCATGCCGAACTGGCCGATGGCAATCGACTGACGATTAAAGAGAGTATCGCCAGTGCGCGCTTGCACCTATGGGATGAAAAGACCAAGCGACTGCTGTCGTTCTCGCAGGAATGGATCGCGCGCCGCACCGAAACCGCCGCCTGA
- a CDS encoding BMP family ABC transporter substrate-binding protein, with translation MKFTKLLTGAALALGLAGTAIAEEKTKVGFVFVGPVGDGGWTYEHNQGRLAIEKEFGDKVETVYVESVAEGPDSERVMTQMALKGADLIFTTSFGYMDPTINVAKKFPNVKFEHATGYKTAPNVSTYSARFYEGRAVQGHIAGKMTKSNVIGYIGSVPIPEVIRGINSAYIHAKKVNPDVEFKIVWVFEWFNPAKEADAAKVLIEQGADVILQHTDSTAPLAAAEEAGNVIGFGQASDMAEYKDGPRVSSIIDNWSPYYIDRTRAVMDGTWESVQTWDGIGPGMVGIGEITDKVPADVKEEALALKDAIASGEHHPFTGPINKQDGSVWLKEGETADDGTLLGMNFYVEGIEGDIPQ, from the coding sequence ATGAAATTCACCAAATTACTGACAGGGGCCGCACTGGCACTCGGGCTGGCTGGGACTGCCATTGCCGAAGAGAAAACCAAGGTTGGGTTCGTGTTTGTCGGGCCGGTAGGTGACGGCGGCTGGACCTATGAACACAATCAAGGACGACTGGCGATTGAGAAGGAATTCGGCGACAAGGTGGAAACCGTCTATGTCGAGAGCGTCGCCGAAGGACCCGACAGCGAACGGGTTATGACCCAGATGGCCCTGAAAGGCGCCGATCTGATCTTTACCACCTCCTTCGGTTACATGGACCCGACGATCAACGTTGCTAAAAAATTCCCGAACGTGAAATTCGAACACGCGACCGGTTACAAAACAGCACCGAACGTGTCGACCTATTCAGCCCGTTTTTACGAAGGCCGCGCAGTTCAGGGACATATCGCGGGTAAGATGACCAAATCCAATGTCATCGGCTACATCGGTTCGGTCCCGATCCCCGAAGTGATCCGTGGCATCAACTCGGCCTACATCCATGCCAAAAAGGTCAACCCTGACGTCGAGTTCAAGATCGTCTGGGTCTTTGAATGGTTCAACCCGGCCAAGGAAGCGGACGCCGCCAAGGTGCTGATCGAACAGGGTGCGGACGTGATCCTACAACATACCGATAGTACTGCGCCGCTGGCCGCCGCCGAAGAAGCGGGCAACGTGATCGGCTTTGGTCAGGCATCTGATATGGCTGAATACAAGGATGGCCCGCGTGTCAGCTCGATCATCGACAACTGGTCTCCCTACTACATCGACCGCACCCGCGCCGTCATGGATGGCACTTGGGAAAGCGTGCAAACTTGGGACGGTATCGGTCCGGGCATGGTCGGCATCGGTGAAATCACCGACAAAGTGCCTGCGGACGTGAAGGAAGAAGCTCTCGCTCTGAAAGACGCCATAGCGTCTGGCGAACACCACCCCTTTACCGGGCCGATCAACAAGCAGGATGGCTCTGTCTGGCTGAAGGAGGGTGAAACCGCCGATGACGGCACCTTGCTGGGCATGAACTTCTACGTCGAAGGTATCGAAGGCGATATCCCTCAATAA
- a CDS encoding ABC transporter permease, which yields MDLSSINPILLLASLMVAATPILLAALGELVVERAGVLNLGVEGMMITGAICGFAIAVETGSPVLGFAGAAVGGALLSLLFAGLTQFALANQVASGLALTLFGLGLSALLGQSYVGVKPPSTAKLDIPLLGDIPVLGPILFGHDWMVYFGIALTFAVWALLKYTRAGLILRAVGENHDAAHALGYKVVRVRIVAILFGGACAGLGGAYISLIRVPQWTEGMTAGAGWIALALVVFASWKAGRVLLGAYLFGGVTVLQLNLQAAGVDIPVEYLSMSPYLITILVLVILSADRSRAPGSLGRIFHASS from the coding sequence ATGGACCTTTCTTCAATCAACCCAATTCTGTTGCTGGCCTCGCTCATGGTGGCCGCGACTCCGATCCTTTTGGCGGCCTTGGGCGAGTTGGTGGTCGAGCGGGCGGGCGTGCTGAACCTCGGGGTCGAGGGTATGATGATCACCGGCGCGATCTGCGGCTTTGCCATCGCTGTCGAGACCGGATCACCGGTGCTGGGATTTGCCGGTGCTGCGGTCGGCGGCGCGCTCTTGTCGCTGCTCTTTGCCGGTCTCACGCAATTCGCATTGGCCAATCAGGTGGCCTCCGGGCTGGCCCTCACGCTGTTCGGTCTGGGCCTGAGCGCACTCTTGGGGCAATCCTACGTCGGGGTGAAACCGCCCTCGACGGCCAAACTGGACATTCCGCTGTTGGGCGATATTCCAGTACTGGGACCAATCCTCTTTGGGCATGACTGGATGGTTTATTTTGGTATTGCGCTGACATTCGCTGTCTGGGCGCTGCTGAAATACACCCGCGCGGGGCTGATCCTGCGGGCAGTTGGTGAGAACCACGATGCGGCGCATGCGCTGGGGTACAAGGTGGTGCGGGTGCGCATCGTCGCGATCCTCTTTGGTGGGGCCTGTGCCGGGCTTGGTGGGGCATACATCAGCCTTATCCGCGTGCCGCAATGGACCGAAGGGATGACTGCAGGCGCCGGCTGGATCGCACTGGCGCTGGTTGTGTTCGCGTCGTGGAAGGCCGGGCGTGTGCTGCTGGGTGCCTATCTCTTCGGTGGCGTCACGGTGTTGCAGTTGAACTTGCAGGCCGCAGGGGTTGATATTCCTGTCGAATACCTTTCCATGTCACCTTATCTGATCACGATCCTGGTGCTGGTCATTCTATCCGCGGATCGCAGCAGGGCGCCCGGATCACTGGGACGAATTTTCCACGCCTCAAGCTGA
- a CDS encoding ABC transporter permease, translating into MLRLERRPQPSKMWVYLTPVVAVVITMIAGGALFAALGKAPGEAIATIFWEPLFGEFAFYYRPQLLVKAAPLILIAIGLSLGFRAGIWNIGAEGQYILGALCGAGVALAAYPSQNVLIFPAMIVAGAFGGWAWGMIPALLRVKFGTNEILVSLMLVYVAEQLLAAMSLGLMRNPEGMGFPGSRNLQQYEAAHNAELITGSGLHWGVAAALIAVIFAYILLNRHILGYHIRLTGQAPRAARFAGVRPNRLILFCLGTSGALAGLAGMFEVAGPSGQVSIDFNVGYGFTAIIVAFLGRLHPVGIMLAGLLMALTYIGGEIAQSNLQLPAAAIQLFQGMLLFFLLAVDVLVQFRLRMRRAEVA; encoded by the coding sequence ATGCTGAGGCTGGAACGACGGCCTCAGCCGTCAAAGATGTGGGTGTATCTGACCCCTGTTGTGGCGGTGGTCATCACCATGATCGCAGGTGGAGCCCTCTTTGCGGCATTGGGCAAAGCCCCCGGTGAAGCGATTGCGACGATTTTCTGGGAGCCATTGTTCGGCGAATTCGCATTTTACTATCGCCCACAATTGCTGGTGAAAGCAGCGCCGCTCATTCTGATCGCCATCGGGCTCAGTCTGGGCTTTCGGGCCGGTATCTGGAACATCGGTGCCGAGGGGCAGTATATACTGGGCGCGCTCTGCGGCGCTGGCGTGGCACTCGCCGCCTATCCGTCGCAGAATGTGCTGATCTTTCCGGCGATGATCGTCGCTGGGGCGTTTGGTGGATGGGCATGGGGAATGATCCCCGCCCTGCTGCGGGTGAAGTTCGGCACCAACGAAATCCTCGTGTCGCTAATGCTGGTTTATGTGGCCGAGCAGCTATTAGCCGCGATGTCGCTGGGCCTGATGCGCAACCCCGAGGGCATGGGATTTCCCGGCAGCCGAAATTTGCAGCAATACGAGGCGGCCCATAATGCTGAGTTGATCACGGGCAGCGGTCTGCATTGGGGCGTCGCCGCTGCGCTGATCGCCGTGATTTTTGCCTATATCCTGCTGAATCGTCATATCCTAGGCTATCATATCCGGCTGACTGGACAGGCCCCGCGTGCTGCACGGTTTGCCGGGGTGCGGCCCAATCGGCTGATCCTGTTTTGCCTTGGCACATCCGGCGCATTGGCAGGTTTGGCGGGAATGTTCGAAGTCGCCGGACCATCCGGGCAGGTCAGCATTGATTTTAACGTAGGCTATGGGTTTACCGCGATTATCGTCGCCTTTTTGGGACGGTTGCATCCGGTGGGCATCATGTTGGCGGGGCTGTTGATGGCGCTTACGTATATCGGCGGTGAAATCGCGCAGTCGAACCTGCAACTGCCTGCTGCCGCGATCCAGTTGTTTCAAGGCATGCTGCTGTTTTTCCTGCTTGCCGTCGATGTGCTGGTGCAGTTTCGGCTGCGGATGCGACGGGCGGAGGTAGCATAA
- a CDS encoding ABC transporter ATP-binding protein — translation MTSPLLSLSGLTKAYPGVVANDNVSFEVQPGEVHALLGENGAGKSTLVKMIYGLVRPDSGQMVLHGEAFAPTEPSAARAAGVAMVFQHFSLFDALNVAENVALGMENPPPMGDLATRIREVSTTYGLPLDPARTVGELSAGERQRVEIIRCLLQDPRLLIMDEPTSVLTPQEVDILFETLRKLTSEGVAILYISHKLEEIRTLCDHATILRLGKNVGTCIPRDTSARDMAELMVGSAFAAPERAGRDLGEVALELKDLTAVSSSAFGTSLKGITLSVRQGEILGLGGVAGNGQDELLAVLSGEMRSNADAVQFMGQPIGRLGPGPRRKMGLLTAPEERLGHAAAPDMSLTENALLTGAEREQLMQRGFLRWSAAEAFARRIIEAFDVRTPGPDVAARALSGGNLQKFVIGREVMQRPEVLVVNQPTWGVDAAAAAAIRQALLDLAANGTAVICISQDLDELMEISDRFGALNEGRLSEIRPAQGLSVDEIGLMMGGAHGMEVAHV, via the coding sequence ATGACCTCTCCACTGCTGAGCCTTTCCGGGCTGACCAAAGCCTACCCCGGTGTCGTCGCCAACGACAACGTATCGTTCGAGGTCCAGCCCGGCGAAGTCCACGCCCTGCTGGGCGAGAACGGCGCAGGCAAGTCTACGTTGGTTAAGATGATATATGGTTTGGTACGTCCCGACAGCGGGCAGATGGTCCTGCATGGCGAAGCATTCGCCCCAACCGAGCCGAGCGCGGCGCGCGCCGCCGGAGTGGCGATGGTGTTTCAGCACTTCTCGCTTTTCGATGCGCTGAACGTCGCCGAGAACGTGGCGTTGGGGATGGAAAATCCGCCCCCTATGGGGGATTTGGCGACACGAATTCGCGAAGTATCCACAACCTACGGCTTGCCGCTGGATCCAGCGCGGACGGTGGGCGAACTGTCTGCCGGAGAGCGCCAGCGGGTCGAGATCATCCGCTGCCTGCTGCAAGATCCGCGCCTGTTGATCATGGATGAGCCAACCTCGGTGCTGACACCACAGGAGGTGGACATCCTGTTCGAGACCCTGCGCAAGCTCACTTCCGAAGGGGTGGCGATCCTCTATATCTCTCATAAATTGGAGGAAATTCGCACACTATGTGATCACGCCACGATCTTGCGACTGGGCAAGAACGTCGGCACCTGCATCCCGCGCGACACCAGTGCCCGCGATATGGCGGAGCTTATGGTTGGCAGCGCCTTTGCCGCGCCTGAGCGCGCAGGGCGCGATCTGGGTGAGGTAGCGTTGGAGCTAAAGGATCTGACCGCGGTATCATCCAGCGCCTTTGGCACATCGTTGAAAGGGATCACCCTTAGCGTCAGACAAGGCGAGATCCTGGGGCTGGGTGGTGTCGCGGGCAACGGGCAGGATGAACTTCTGGCCGTGTTATCGGGTGAGATGCGCAGCAATGCCGACGCCGTTCAATTCATGGGGCAACCGATCGGTCGCCTTGGGCCCGGACCGCGCCGCAAGATGGGGTTGCTGACCGCGCCGGAAGAACGGTTGGGGCACGCTGCAGCACCAGACATGAGCCTGACAGAGAACGCTCTGCTGACGGGGGCTGAACGCGAACAGCTGATGCAGCGCGGTTTCCTGCGTTGGTCTGCGGCAGAAGCCTTTGCGCGCCGTATCATCGAGGCGTTCGACGTTCGCACCCCTGGCCCCGATGTGGCGGCAAGGGCATTATCAGGCGGGAACCTGCAAAAATTTGTCATCGGTCGCGAAGTCATGCAGCGCCCCGAAGTGTTGGTGGTCAATCAACCCACATGGGGCGTCGATGCCGCCGCAGCCGCAGCCATCCGACAGGCGCTATTGGATTTGGCCGCAAATGGAACAGCTGTGATCTGTATTTCCCAAGATCTGGATGAATTGATGGAAATTTCTGACCGGTTCGGTGCCCTGAACGAGGGCCGTCTGTCCGAGATACGTCCGGCACAGGGCCTAAGCGTGGATGAGATTGGCCTTATGATGGGTGGCGCGCATGGCATGGAGGTAGCCCATGTCTGA